In the genome of Pseudobacteriovorax antillogorgiicola, the window TGCTCTCGACATTGACTAAATCCGCGCGTTTAGAGGAATCGAGAATTGTAGAAGTAGAGAATACAGACGACTTCGTCTACGGACACTGGATGGCATTCATCCTTATATCCGGATCGTCTGTGCGTGTCACACTTAAACTTCACTTTAGCAATCGAACGGCCAAAATCATGCTTGGCAATAAGGTGAAAAATGAGACTGATAAAGACAAGCTCGAACGTATTTCCATGGACTTTATGAAAGAACAGTGCAACCTCATGGCTGGTGCGCTTAAGACAACCTTCAATAACTCAAAAATTATCACTGGACTTTCGATTCCATTAGTAACGAGAGGTTTTGATGAAGCTGTTTTTTCTGACAAGCTTGACCACGGCAAGATCAACGATGTTTGGCGACTAACATGGGGTCAGGAGGAGGGTGATGTTATTTGCTCCTCCGTTACTGAGGTACTACAGTGGTCGGACTTTAATGGTTTTTCCTACGAGGAAGTAGATGAAGACGACGACGAAGGAGTTTTCCTATGAGCAACGCCTATAAATTGGATCCACAAAACGAACAGGCAAAAGCTGAGATTATTGCTGCTGAAGGACTACGAGCAAGCCACGAGATCATCACAGTTTTAGAAAAGTGTAAATCGTCATCCGAACATATTCTCGATCAGTTGCCGGACCTACTAGTCATCATGTCCCTAGACGGACGAATTCTAAAAGGCAACCTCGCGGCTGCTCGACTAATGGGTGTTGATACTGAGGATATCCTAAATAGAAACCTTTTTGACGTATTTCATGTAGAAACTCGAAATATCATGAAATCGAGGATATCATCACTCCTTAAAGACCGCAATTTGAAGCAGCAACAGTTTGAGCTACCGATTATCAACAAAGACTCCCATCAAGTGGAGCACCTTTGGACCGTCAGTCTATTTACCCAAATCAGTGAGCGACGAGGACCGTTAATCAAGGTTCTTGGCAAGGATATTTCGAAGATCAAGGAGTTCGAGAAGAAGCTTTCTCAAATCTTCTCTGCCATTCCCCTTGGTATTTTTACTGTAGACTCTCAAGGAAATATTGAATGGCCATACTCACTGTTTACTGAGTATCTGCTTGGCCAGGATAAACTCGCAGATATGCCCCTCGATGAGGTACTCTTCAAGCCTATGTGGGATTCCCTCGATAGCATCGAGAAAACTGGTGCAGGGCAAGTTGTTGATTGCATAGGTGGTGACACTCTGTGGTTCGACATGGCTAAGCTTCATTTTCCAAAAGAAGTTCGGTTCACCCGCGAGACTCCGGATGGTGTGAAAACTTGCTGGTTGGGAATTACCTATCACCCTATCGTTCACGAGAACAAGATTGAAAAGCTCATGATCGTTCTCGAAGATCGAACTGAAGTCGTAGAAGCTCGACGTGCACTCGAACTTCAAAGAGAAATCGAAAACAATAAGATCAAGAAGATCCTTGAAATTCAGAATTGCTCAGGATCACTTTTGGAAGTCACCTTCTCTGACTTCGACCTCCTATTCCCGAGGCTCAGCAAAGAATGTGAGGATTATGAGCCCGAAAAGGTCGCAAGAACCCTTCATGGGATCAAAGGCATCGCTAGAACTGCCGGCTTTAGTGACCTGGAGCACCATGTTCATGCCTGCGAAGATAAGCTACTCGCATCGATCTCTGACGAGAACGTTGATCGGCAGTGGCTTACAGATACCATTGGCTCTCTAAAAACTGAGTGGCACGAGCTTAGATCCCTATGTTTCGCACTTTCTGGGAGACAACACGGGCTACAGATCAAGCAAGTCGACTACATGGAAGTCCTGCACGAACTCAAGGAACTTCGTACTAACCTAGACGACGAAGGCCGTCGTCATGCCGACAAAATTCTTGAAAAGCTCGGTGGAGGCCAGTTTGCTGAAGAAGTAGAACTGGCCACACTCGAACCCAAACTAGAAAAGCAGCTCAATGTTACTGCCTCATCTTTAGAAAAGAAGATTGACTTAAGATTCGATTGGGACGGCGTTCAAGTCATTCAAAATGAAATTTTGACTTTCTCAGAAATATTCTTACATCTACTAAATAATTCAATTGATCACGGGGTCGAAGCCCCAGCAGAACGAAAAAAAATGGGGAAGGGCGAAACCGGTACAATAATATTCCATGCAGATATGAGAGAAAAGCATGTTCACATTGAGGTTTCTGACGATGGTCGCGGAATCGACAAAGATAAAATCCTCAAAATCGCCATTGAAAAAGAGATCATTACCCAGCAACAGGCTAGCAAACTCAAAACCGATGAGGATATACTAGAGTTAATGCTTTTACCTGGCTTCTCAACAAAAAAAGAGGCCGACACGATCAGTGGTCGGGGTATCGGCCTTGACTCTGTGAACGACGCGGTGAAAGCATTGGGCTGTACCAAACTATATATTAAATCGGAAATCAACAAGGGTACGACCTTTGTTTTCGACGTTCCGTTAACAACTGTCGATTGATGGAGAATCAACTATGGCTAAGATCTTAATCGCTGACGACTCTGAAACCCTAAGGACTGAACTGCGGGAAGTTCTTGAGGGAGCTGGTCATGAGGTAGTCGAAGCTGTCGATGGAACTGACGGCGTGAAAAAGGCTGAAGAAGCTGAGGGTGTTCAGCTGATTATCAGCGACTACAACATGCCCGGCCTAGACGGCATTACCATGATTCGGAAGATCAAAGAGATCGATCGCTATGGTAGCGTTCCAGTCGGAATGCTAACAACAGAATCGTCAAAAGAGCTAAAAGCTACTGGCAAAGAAGCTGGCGTGATCGTATGGTTTGTTAAACCATTTGAGCCAAATCGACTATTGAGTACTATTGATAAAGTACTTGAGAAGTTTGCTGCGGCATAGATTCGTTCTAAAAATTAAATTGTCTCATGAAGCCCTCTCCTAGTTGAAATCTAGCGAGGGCTTAGATCGTGCCCGCCTTTGCCTATCATCCTACGGAAGCATGAATCTTAAGAATATCTGGTGCGGGAACATCAAAAATCAGACTAAAAGCTCTGAAGCCATTTTCCAGCTCAGGACCTAACTCCACATCAACCTGTCCACCTAGCTCGTATACGAAGGACTTAACTGCTTCCATCCCGACTCCTCGTCCTGAAATGTCAGTTACCATTTCCGAGCAGCTAACCCCAGACTCGAAGATTTGCTCAGCTACTTGCTGATCGTCATTCAAATCGATATCTACACCACTCTCGTTGGCTTTTATGCGAAGCTTCTGTAGGTTGAGACCCTTGCCAGAGTCTCGATACTTGATCAACCTTCTATCGCCCTTCTTCTCAATATGGATAAAGATCCTACCCCGTTTTTCAGCCTGAAATCCATGGTCCATACTGTTTCGAATCAGATGTACGAACATATCTTCATACTTCTCAGCACCTTCCTTGCTAATAAAGAAGTCTTCCCCTTCAAAGACGACCTCAGGACAAGGTTTACCCAACTGCTCAGCTAAGGATGGCATCGAGTCCATCAATGGCCGCAAGGCCTTCTGGAAGGTATCATTGGTTAAGTAATTAAGCCTATCAAATAGTTTAGTTACCTCTCGCCTGTGGTAAAATTCTCTTAGATGACCACCATCAGCCAATTCTTTGAGGAAGTCTGTCACGCGCAAAAGGGTATTTTCCGCCTCAATAGCTTCGGATCTTTCCAAGGTGTGGTCATTAATCTCCCGGTATTCGTTAAGAACATCGACCACCTCACCAAGTCCTTGCAATGCATTTAATACCACTTCTTGTGAGATTTGGTTTTTTGGAACTGAAAACAAGTAGTCTTCCAATCGATGTACCGTTTCAGTAATCTCGTCGAATCCGTAGGTTCTAGAGTTACCCTTAATTGTATGAATATTACGTAAAACCGTTGTCCAGTGATCAGCAGGATTTGATGAATTGAGATGAAATCTAGAGTCATTAATTAAAGTGAAACAAGATTTTATGTAACCTGTGAATTTTGAACCATTTAGTTTGAGAATCTTGCCAATCTTAGCCAATTCCTCTTCCTTGCTCCTGGCCTCCTCCCGAGCAGCATACAGTTCGGTAACGTCCCGTATCGAGACGAGGAGCTTGCCGACTTCGTCGTTTTGATTCGCTACCGGTGCCCAGTCGAATTCCAAGATGACTTTTGTATCCTTTATTTTTGTTTCCACAGAACTAGGGAGAACATGTTGATTCGCTTCGAAATTCAGTATGTCTTCACCGATCATCGCTTTGACACTAGTTTGTAGGAGGCTGAGTTCATCAGCCTTTAGCTGAGATGGCTCAAACACGATCCTCATGAGTGATTTACCTTCTAAAGACTCCGAGCCCAGAATAGTCTCCATAAAACCGCTGTAGTGACCCTTGACCTTTAGATCGTCGTCAACGGTACAAATACCTTGTTTGATGGAGTCCATCATGACCTTAATCTCTTGATTTTTTGCCCATAGATCGGCTGTGCGCTCTGCGACTAGACTCTCAAGTTTCGTCTTCATCATCTCAGTCACACGATTTGTTTCAATCTGAGCTTCTAGGGCCTCCTTCTGCGCATGACGGATCTTGCGATTGATTTCGTTAATTTTTGCTGTCTGCCCCACAGCAAGAGTAAGTGCTTGGAACGCCGCTGATAGCTCGACGCTATAGACGGACAGGAATGTGACCGGAAGGACACCAAACTTTTGTAGCCCGTAAACCACCGAGGCAGCGATCAAGGCAAACCAAGATATCATAAAATACTTAGCAGGTTTGAAGCCTTTTCTGTAGCAATAGGCACTTGATGCCACCAGAACAATGTCAAAAAGAAGACCAAGTAGCGTGTAAACTTTGATGAACTTGTAGGGCAAGACTAGACTTAGTGCCGCACAAGAACCTAGAATTGCCAGGGATACGATGAAGGCATAGTTCCAATAGCGATATTTTCTTATGTCTAGGAAGACATAAGTATACAGGCCTGCGGCAAAGAAAACCAAAGGCGTGGTTAGCGCTGAAGCTGCATTGGTAAACCAGATGGAGTCACCCCAAACGTACTCCATAGTTACACCATTCATTGTCATCTTGAAGGCTGCGAGCGCAAAAACATAAAATGCGTAAAATAGATACTCGCGATTCTTTGCGCCGATGCCGATAATTAGGTAATACATACCCATGATCAGCATCAAACCAACAAAAATACCTTGCCCAAATTGGCTTTCATGATCCTGAGCCGCATACTGGTAAGCTGACATTAGCTTAAGTGGAATCTCTGCCGAACCCTCAGTCTGGACTCTCAGGTATAGATCCCGACCTTCAGAAGGAGAGAAACGTAACTTGAAGTATGTATACCGGTGCTTGACATCCCTATTATCAAACGACCTTCGATCTCCACCCAGTTTGCTGACGACTGTCCCGTCGTCATCCAAGTAGTAGAGGTCAACATAGTCGAGAAGGCTATATTCGACTGCCAGAACCCATTCTGTTGGCCTGGTATAGTTGCTTTTAACAGGCAACTTGAACCAAAATGCGGACGTATTGAAGCCAAAGTTCGCGGTATCCTTCGATAGAGCCTGAAACTTAGTCTGAAGCTCTGGGGTCACAACATCCGTAAACTCTAGATTTCGGCTTTCATCCCTCAGAAACTCAGCCTCGGGACCAAGATTGTAGGTTTCAATTCCCGGCTCTAACTCCACAGAATTTGCCAATTGAGGCCAAATTAATACCAGGAGTAATAAGTAGTGACGCCCCATGTTTACCTCGATAATCCCTTGATGCCAACTGTGAGATCTAATCGGCGTAGAATTAATACGGGTTAAGCAGTCTGTACTAGTCCTTGTCAAGACCATTTGATTACTCCGTAATCAGCCAGACAAGTTTTGCCTAATGAGACACGAATAGAACTACCGATAACTTACAGAGTGCAAATTATGGGGCTTGCATGATGGCTAGCATTATTCAAAAGATCACAGATCTATTTCGAGCTGAGCGCCGTGAGGATCGGTACGCGGCCTATGGAAATTTTCCCGGTAAATTTAGCAATAAGCAAGGCTCTCCGTTTTCCGTAATGCCCATTGACATTAGCTCCCGGGGCATCGGACTCCTCATTGACCCAGCCCCCTCAGTCGGCGAAATTTTGAGCTTTTCCTTTGTCGCTAGCGAAGACATGGGTCCTTTGCATTTCCGTGTCATTCACGTTGGCAGAAATAGCATTAGGCCTGTAAACAGTCTCGAAAAGATGAGGCGATGCGGGCTTGAAATGCTACCTGAACACTCGGTGGACCTCATTAGCCTGATGGCTTCCCAGGATGATTTTATGGTGCAGGAATAGAGGATACATGGCCCAGCTACCACTCCAAAACCTCGTAAACAGAAGCTGTCGGATAACTGTGATCAGCGATCAAGATCAGATCCGTAAAACTCTGTTAAAAAATCTTAGACTAAAAGGTTACAAAAATGTGATGGTTCAGGGATCCCTAGGAGAATTCATTTCTCAAAAAGGCTGGGAAAAGACTCAGTGGCTTATCACTCCCCCGGAACGAGGCAAGCAAATTGATATCCTTAGGGTTCTCAAAAAGATTATCAACTCCCGTGCCCAAACTCGTGTAAGCGTGCTGCTCTATAACAAAGATGTAAAGATTCTTGAAAGTGCATTTCGAAATGGTCTATTGTCTTGGTTTGGTGCCGAAGACATTCTGGTTTCGGATGAATCGTTCCGAATCCAATTGGATCGATTTCTCCTCAGAGCAAACCATTGTTTACAGAGCGACCTGAAGGAGGCTCTCCTTACCGCCATCTATTTCAGGAAGGCTCTAACGATTCAAAAATCATGGGAATCATTGATAAATCTTGAACTAGATCTATGTCATCGATTTTCAAATAAGCCAGAAACCTTGGTTAAACTTGCCGAAGCTTACCTACTCGCGGGGGAATTCCATCAAGGCCGGATAATTTTAGATAAGGTTAAACAGATTAATTCACCAGATACCTACGAAGGCATTGAACGCTTAACCAAGAACTACCCTCAAGCGACACAGACCAACCCATCAACGGCGGCCAAAAACCATATCGACTCTGCGTTTGTCATTGAGGCAGATGATACCGAGTATAGTAAGATCCTCGAAGGCTTTGCAGGCATTGGTCTCACCAAATTCTTCCGCTTTCCGAATTTCCAAGAAGCTTGGAATGCGTTGCAACACGGACCTCGTCCAGATATTATAATCACCGAATGGACCCGTAAATCAAAAGATCTCAACAGCGAACAATTCTTGCAGCGAGTGCGGGGGAAATTTGGAACGAGAATTCCTTTTCTACTTCTGATTTCATCGGTACCTGCCAGAGACTACCAGCTCATCACAGATATGCGGGTTTTACAATTGATCAAGAAGCCAGTCCGGCAGCATAACTTTTTGATGGCCCTCACTTACGTGATTGAGCAACACAGAAATCCGACGGAACCCAAAACCCAAGAAATTAAGATTGAACAACTTCTTCGCGATGGAGATAATCCCTATATTCAGTTTCTGAGGGGTAAATTTCTAAGCGATAAAACCATTGATCCAAAACGAAAGTTTTATATTGAAAGCTACTACCACTTTCAGAGGCGTGATTACCAGAAGGCAAAAGACCTACTCATGAAAGGGATCAAAATCCCTGCTAAGGAAACTGACAGTCACATCCTGCCTAATCTAGATAAGAAGATTTTACTTTCGTCATGCTTCCAGCACTTGCAAGACCTATCCTCAGCAATCAAGCTTCTTGAGATTGCTCACAAAGATTCACCGCTCAATGTCGAGGTGAGTACTAGACTGGCTTTATTGCTATACCAACACGGGGAGCCAGAGCGAGCAAAGGAGCTATTGGAAGGAGTTGAAAGTCAAGATCCAGGGCACCCTGAGTTCATATCTGCAAAGACCCAAATTGCCGTTTTTGAGGGTCATAACGAGCACGCTGAAGAACTTCTTCAAAATGCGGGCAACATCATTGATATTATCGCCGCTATCAATAGCCAAGCTGTTAAGAAAATCAAAGATCAAGAGTTTGATACGGGATTTAAAATCTATCGAACCCTTATCCGCTCGATTCCAGAAAGTGTTTCTGAATACCAGGGAATTGTTTACTACAATCTAAGCCTTGCTTATCTAAAATCTGGTATGGAAGAGGAAGCTGAGAAAACACTAAAGGCGGCGATGGGATATCGAGGCTCGAAAACTAGTAAAAAGGCAGCTATACTGCTAAAGAAGCTAGAACAAGCCCAAAAACAAGGTAAGGACATCAAACGACTCTTCCAGGATGATGACCATCGCGACGAGTCCGATATAGATGAGACTGATTCCTTTACCATCGGATTACATGGTATCCTCAATCAAATTCCCGCTCGATCCCGCTACAAACAAATTAAGCCTGCGGATGAGCAGGTTAAGGTACAAGCCTCATAGGTCTTCAGTCAAACTAAGGGCTTGCAGCATGCACACCTCAAGCCACAACTACTTTCAGGAAGACTCCTTTCCATAGCAAGCAATGAAATCGTCGCCATCTATTGCTACATAGATACCCCATGAACCCTTACTTCTATAAGTATCATAGGGTTTGCCCCCTTTAATAGTTGTACCTGAAGATACTTTTGTATCGGCGTTAGAAATCACTTAGAGACAAGAAAATCCGCAAGGAAAAAACGGCACGAAAACACTCCCCCGATGCTCGTCAATAGTCTACGAGGCTTGGTGCCCGTCGTCGGGGTTATCGCCATCGGCGTGAACAGGGTGTTCCCCCTGCTCCCCCTCTTCGTCGTGATCCTGAAAGTACTCAGGGAAGAATCGAGCATTGTTAAGTAAGAATTGATCGCGTTTGAACTGCTCTACAAAGCGAAGGGCTTCACCAGCTTCCATATCGAGGCGATCTCTCGCTTCAACGAAGGCAGCGTCGTGATGGCTAATAACATTATGAGCAGCCTTGTTCCAGACGATTTCAATGGTGTTGGTGAAGCGGTTGATCACTGAGTAGTAGATGTTATCAGGAGACAGCAAGGTATTTGCTACCGTCATCAGGACGGATAACAAGATACCAACGATCGAGGTATTCATGGCAAAGGATATTTTACTCAAGAAGTTATCCATCACAGCCTTGCTCGCAACCGAGTCTGTAACATCCATACCACCGAGAGCTGGCAAGCCTTCCATGATACCAAGGAAAGTCCCAAAAATTCCTCCGATTACGAAAAGTCCTGGTAAAATGTTTAGAAAGCTATTGATGAGATTCACAGGAAGATAACCGAATAGTCGCCCAAAGATTGGGTTGTGTTCGAAAACTGCTTTGGTAATTTCGAGAAACTTCGGGTGATCATGCTGGGGCTCTAAGTAGCGTGCCTGTCGCAAAAAATCTAGGATAATTCGCGCTGTTCCTTCCTGAACCATAAATATCCTGTCATTTAAAGTCATGATTTGATCGGGGTGACGACGACCATACTTACGACGCAGCTCGAAGATTTCGTGGTAGGTTTTCTGCATTGTATCTTTAAGGATCGTAAAAAATGATACTTCCTCATCGTGCCTCAGATGAGATAGGACACGATAGACCCTTTTTTCTAGCTCTCGAACGAACCAGCTCTGTCGCTGGACGGTGATGTAGATGAGCGTTCTGAAAATCAGTGCCAAACCAAAACCGACTATCATGATCGGGATTAGATTATTCGCCAGAAACACGATGGCATCAAAAAGCGATCCTAACGGGTGTTCTTGTTGCATGTCTCGTCCATCCTTAGTCTTTCAAGTTAAACCTGATAATCACATTCTGTGATTTTTTACAGTCATATTTTTTACAGAAGCTTTTCATATCCATATTGCTATCAACACCACCTTGAATCTCTTGAGTAAAGAAGCTTCTACCCGTGACTTTAACAAGAGGCAAAAGTCTCTGCTGATAGTCAAAATTCATTCTATTTGTATTAAAGATATGCTTAAAGATCGCTCT includes:
- a CDS encoding response regulator translates to MAKILIADDSETLRTELREVLEGAGHEVVEAVDGTDGVKKAEEAEGVQLIISDYNMPGLDGITMIRKIKEIDRYGSVPVGMLTTESSKELKATGKEAGVIVWFVKPFEPNRLLSTIDKVLEKFAAA
- a CDS encoding tetratricopeptide repeat protein → MAQLPLQNLVNRSCRITVISDQDQIRKTLLKNLRLKGYKNVMVQGSLGEFISQKGWEKTQWLITPPERGKQIDILRVLKKIINSRAQTRVSVLLYNKDVKILESAFRNGLLSWFGAEDILVSDESFRIQLDRFLLRANHCLQSDLKEALLTAIYFRKALTIQKSWESLINLELDLCHRFSNKPETLVKLAEAYLLAGEFHQGRIILDKVKQINSPDTYEGIERLTKNYPQATQTNPSTAAKNHIDSAFVIEADDTEYSKILEGFAGIGLTKFFRFPNFQEAWNALQHGPRPDIIITEWTRKSKDLNSEQFLQRVRGKFGTRIPFLLLISSVPARDYQLITDMRVLQLIKKPVRQHNFLMALTYVIEQHRNPTEPKTQEIKIEQLLRDGDNPYIQFLRGKFLSDKTIDPKRKFYIESYYHFQRRDYQKAKDLLMKGIKIPAKETDSHILPNLDKKILLSSCFQHLQDLSSAIKLLEIAHKDSPLNVEVSTRLALLLYQHGEPERAKELLEGVESQDPGHPEFISAKTQIAVFEGHNEHAEELLQNAGNIIDIIAAINSQAVKKIKDQEFDTGFKIYRTLIRSIPESVSEYQGIVYYNLSLAYLKSGMEEEAEKTLKAAMGYRGSKTSKKAAILLKKLEQAQKQGKDIKRLFQDDDHRDESDIDETDSFTIGLHGILNQIPARSRYKQIKPADEQVKVQAS
- a CDS encoding 7TM diverse intracellular signaling domain-containing protein, whose product is MGRHYLLLLVLIWPQLANSVELEPGIETYNLGPEAEFLRDESRNLEFTDVVTPELQTKFQALSKDTANFGFNTSAFWFKLPVKSNYTRPTEWVLAVEYSLLDYVDLYYLDDDGTVVSKLGGDRRSFDNRDVKHRYTYFKLRFSPSEGRDLYLRVQTEGSAEIPLKLMSAYQYAAQDHESQFGQGIFVGLMLIMGMYYLIIGIGAKNREYLFYAFYVFALAAFKMTMNGVTMEYVWGDSIWFTNAASALTTPLVFFAAGLYTYVFLDIRKYRYWNYAFIVSLAILGSCAALSLVLPYKFIKVYTLLGLLFDIVLVASSAYCYRKGFKPAKYFMISWFALIAASVVYGLQKFGVLPVTFLSVYSVELSAAFQALTLAVGQTAKINEINRKIRHAQKEALEAQIETNRVTEMMKTKLESLVAERTADLWAKNQEIKVMMDSIKQGICTVDDDLKVKGHYSGFMETILGSESLEGKSLMRIVFEPSQLKADELSLLQTSVKAMIGEDILNFEANQHVLPSSVETKIKDTKVILEFDWAPVANQNDEVGKLLVSIRDVTELYAAREEARSKEEELAKIGKILKLNGSKFTGYIKSCFTLINDSRFHLNSSNPADHWTTVLRNIHTIKGNSRTYGFDEITETVHRLEDYLFSVPKNQISQEVVLNALQGLGEVVDVLNEYREINDHTLERSEAIEAENTLLRVTDFLKELADGGHLREFYHRREVTKLFDRLNYLTNDTFQKALRPLMDSMPSLAEQLGKPCPEVVFEGEDFFISKEGAEKYEDMFVHLIRNSMDHGFQAEKRGRIFIHIEKKGDRRLIKYRDSGKGLNLQKLRIKANESGVDIDLNDDQQVAEQIFESGVSCSEMVTDISGRGVGMEAVKSFVYELGGQVDVELGPELENGFRAFSLIFDVPAPDILKIHASVG
- a CDS encoding chemotaxis protein CheX; its protein translation is MSEATDITTSEDRERTVENLRTMIRGKVLSTLTKSARLEESRIVEVENTDDFVYGHWMAFILISGSSVRVTLKLHFSNRTAKIMLGNKVKNETDKDKLERISMDFMKEQCNLMAGALKTTFNNSKIITGLSIPLVTRGFDEAVFSDKLDHGKINDVWRLTWGQEEGDVICSSVTEVLQWSDFNGFSYEEVDEDDDEGVFL
- a CDS encoding PilZ domain-containing protein; this encodes MMASIIQKITDLFRAERREDRYAAYGNFPGKFSNKQGSPFSVMPIDISSRGIGLLIDPAPSVGEILSFSFVASEDMGPLHFRVIHVGRNSIRPVNSLEKMRRCGLEMLPEHSVDLISLMASQDDFMVQE
- a CDS encoding ATP-binding protein, with product MSNAYKLDPQNEQAKAEIIAAEGLRASHEIITVLEKCKSSSEHILDQLPDLLVIMSLDGRILKGNLAAARLMGVDTEDILNRNLFDVFHVETRNIMKSRISSLLKDRNLKQQQFELPIINKDSHQVEHLWTVSLFTQISERRGPLIKVLGKDISKIKEFEKKLSQIFSAIPLGIFTVDSQGNIEWPYSLFTEYLLGQDKLADMPLDEVLFKPMWDSLDSIEKTGAGQVVDCIGGDTLWFDMAKLHFPKEVRFTRETPDGVKTCWLGITYHPIVHENKIEKLMIVLEDRTEVVEARRALELQREIENNKIKKILEIQNCSGSLLEVTFSDFDLLFPRLSKECEDYEPEKVARTLHGIKGIARTAGFSDLEHHVHACEDKLLASISDENVDRQWLTDTIGSLKTEWHELRSLCFALSGRQHGLQIKQVDYMEVLHELKELRTNLDDEGRRHADKILEKLGGGQFAEEVELATLEPKLEKQLNVTASSLEKKIDLRFDWDGVQVIQNEILTFSEIFLHLLNNSIDHGVEAPAERKKMGKGETGTIIFHADMREKHVHIEVSDDGRGIDKDKILKIAIEKEIITQQQASKLKTDEDILELMLLPGFSTKKEADTISGRGIGLDSVNDAVKALGCTKLYIKSEINKGTTFVFDVPLTTVD